The proteins below are encoded in one region of bacterium:
- a CDS encoding adenylate/guanylate cyclase domain-containing protein, translating to QRAESGYVGFDVYRASRICAAGHGGQVLLSQATRELVANDLPNGVSLQDLGEHRLRDIAQPHHLFQIAVTGLPTEFPALRSLDVLPNNLPRQLTSFIGREREIAEIKRLLATSSLLTLTGSGGAGKTRLAMQAASESLDAFADGVWVVELAALADPALVLQTVAAALGLREYAGRAMTETLVDYLRPRSLLVVLDNCEHVLKACSTLAEALLRGCPHLKLLVTSREPLSVPGEKVWRTPSLSLPDPQRAPSSEELAHCEAARLFVERAIATQPTFAVTAGNANAVAQICRRLNGIPLAIELAAARIKVLSAEQIAVRLDDSFRLLTGGSRTGLPRQQTLRAAMDWSYDLLSDQERGVLRRLSVFAGGWTLEAAEAVCAAESVEAADVLDLITQLVDKSLVVAETQGGEARYRLLETVRQYGRTRLAEAGEATGVAIRHRDWFLQHAERAEPEFFGPEQRTWLDRLETEHDNLRVALEWSKAEPAGAEAILRLAGALTWFWFIRGHWREGRRWLESALARSADAPPAALPRAIHGATFFAWRQSDYKRAAELGKQGLAVCREVGDRQHMGRLLVWLGITAMRETDYGRATSRFEEGLAIARALGDKWLIGLAQAQVGIVAQVHGDLDRAITLHTESLALGRETEDAFSITYNLRNLGKDTLQQGDDTQAGAYFAECLTLSREIGHRWITEECLDGLARVACARRQYERAASLFGAADALTEAIGHHRSLVDQADHDKRVTATRAGLSAAAFNKAWAQGRAMTLERAIECALATTNPVPSSSEAF from the coding sequence GTCGCGAACGATCTCCCGAACGGCGTGAGCTTGCAGGACTTGGGCGAGCACCGGCTCAGAGACATCGCGCAACCCCATCATCTATTTCAGATCGCGGTGACCGGCCTGCCGACTGAGTTCCCAGCGCTCAGATCTCTCGACGTTCTTCCGAACAATCTTCCTCGACAGCTGACGAGTTTCATCGGGCGCGAGAGGGAGATCGCCGAGATCAAGCGGCTCCTGGCGACATCCTCCTTGCTCACGCTGACGGGCTCAGGCGGCGCAGGCAAAACCCGGCTGGCGATGCAGGCGGCCTCCGAATCGCTCGACGCTTTCGCAGACGGGGTGTGGGTGGTCGAGTTGGCCGCTCTGGCCGATCCGGCTCTCGTTCTCCAAACGGTCGCGGCGGCTCTCGGTTTGCGCGAGTACGCCGGCCGGGCGATGACCGAGACGCTCGTAGATTATCTGCGCCCGAGGTCACTACTCGTCGTCCTGGACAACTGCGAGCACGTGCTCAAGGCGTGTTCAACGCTGGCCGAAGCCCTGCTCCGCGGGTGCCCGCACCTCAAATTGTTGGTCACGAGCCGTGAGCCGCTCAGCGTTCCTGGGGAGAAAGTCTGGCGTACGCCCTCGCTCTCATTGCCCGACCCTCAGCGTGCGCCCAGTTCCGAGGAACTGGCGCACTGCGAAGCTGCGCGCCTTTTTGTCGAGCGGGCGATCGCCACCCAACCGACATTTGCCGTGACAGCCGGCAATGCGAACGCAGTAGCACAGATCTGCCGGCGCCTGAATGGTATTCCGCTGGCGATAGAACTAGCGGCCGCGCGGATCAAGGTGCTGTCTGCTGAACAGATTGCCGTCCGTCTCGACGATAGTTTCCGGCTCCTAACCGGGGGGAGCCGAACGGGCCTGCCGCGGCAACAGACCCTACGGGCAGCGATGGACTGGAGTTACGACCTGCTGTCCGACCAGGAACGGGGGGTGCTGCGGAGACTGTCCGTGTTTGCCGGCGGGTGGACATTAGAGGCGGCGGAAGCCGTCTGCGCCGCTGAGAGCGTCGAAGCGGCGGACGTGCTGGACCTGATCACCCAGTTGGTCGACAAATCGCTGGTGGTGGCCGAGACCCAGGGAGGGGAAGCGCGGTACCGGCTGCTGGAGACGGTGCGCCAGTACGGACGCACCCGGCTGGCCGAGGCTGGGGAAGCCACGGGAGTGGCGATCCGGCATCGAGACTGGTTCCTCCAGCACGCCGAACGGGCTGAGCCAGAATTTTTCGGGCCTGAGCAGAGGACGTGGCTGGACCGACTTGAAACGGAGCACGACAACCTTCGAGTTGCCCTGGAGTGGAGCAAGGCCGAGCCCGCGGGCGCGGAGGCAATCCTGCGATTGGCGGGGGCGTTGACGTGGTTTTGGTTCATCCGCGGTCACTGGCGGGAGGGGCGTAGGTGGCTCGAGAGCGCGCTGGCGCGAAGCGCGGATGCTCCCCCGGCCGCTTTGCCCCGGGCGATCCACGGAGCGACGTTCTTCGCATGGCGCCAGAGCGACTACAAGCGTGCGGCCGAACTGGGTAAACAGGGCCTGGCCGTCTGTCGTGAAGTGGGCGATAGACAGCACATGGGCCGTCTCCTCGTATGGCTAGGGATCACGGCGATGCGCGAAACGGACTACGGGCGCGCGACGTCGCGCTTCGAGGAGGGCCTGGCCATTGCCCGCGCCCTCGGGGACAAATGGCTGATCGGCCTGGCACAGGCACAGGTGGGGATCGTGGCGCAAGTGCACGGCGACCTGGACCGTGCGATTACATTGCACACGGAAAGCCTTGCTCTTGGCAGGGAAACGGAAGACGCGTTCTCAATCACGTACAACCTACGAAATCTGGGGAAGGACACACTCCAGCAGGGCGACGATACGCAGGCGGGCGCGTACTTCGCCGAGTGTCTCACGCTGAGTAGGGAAATCGGCCATCGATGGATCACAGAGGAGTGCCTGGACGGACTGGCGAGGGTGGCGTGCGCCCGGCGACAATACGAGCGTGCTGCCTCACTGTTCGGTGCGGCGGACGCGTTGACCGAAGCGATCGGCCATCACCGATCTCTTGTGGACCAGGCCGACCACGACAAACGCGTGACGGCTACGCGGGCCGGGCTGAGCGCGGCCGCGTTCAACAAAGCGTGGGCGCAGGGCCGGGCCATGACGCTGGAGCGGGCCATTGAATGCGCCCTGGCAACCACAAACCCGGTCCCGTCCAGCAGCGAGGCCTTCTGA